Within Deltaproteobacteria bacterium, the genomic segment CCGCCCTGGCATAGAGCCTCCTCGAAGAAGCCCCCGTCACTTCATCTTTCGTACGAAGCGATATAATACAGCTTACCAAAACCTGGAAGGGACTCCGCTTTTTTGCCACAACAGTGACGGCAGGCGTCTTCCACTGTTTGACTTCTTTATTGAGTATATCAAAGATGGTGTGAATGTCTTTATTGTTCATTCTTGCTCCTTGTTGATTTAATAGAAATGTCCCCCCTCACCTTAATCCTCCGGCCACAAGGCATAAATCCCCTTGATGGGAGAGGAGAATATTAAGCATTGCTTCCAGTTGCCGCCACCCTGGCCTCTTTCGCCTCCCTGATAATATCTATCCCCCCTTTGGTAACAATAGCTGAAATTATACAACCGATAATAAGGTCCGGCACTCTCGATCCGGTAAAGGCCACCAGTACCCCTGCGGCAATAACACCCATATTGGCAATAACATCACTTCTGGAACATATCCAGGTGGCACGCATATGAACCTCTCCTTCCCTGTGTTTGGACAAAAGCAAGAGGCAGCTCACATTAGCAGCGAGAGCCACCATGCTGACAGTGATCATAAATAACGATTCAGGCTCACTGCCGTAAATGGCACGCCTCACAATATCAATCAACACACTGGCGCCCAGTATAAGTTGTAACCTTCCATTCAGGTAGGCAGAGTTCGCCTTTTCCTTCAACCCCTTCCCTACGGCATAGAGGGCCGTTGTATAAACAAGGGCATCAGCCAGCATATCGAGAGAATCGGCGATGAGCCCTGTCGACTCAGCTATCCAGCCGGCTATTAACTCGACAATGAACATAACACCGTTTATGGAAAGGAGGATATAGAGAATTCCTCTCTCTTCCCTGTTTTTAATTTCTACTTCACAACCGCAATTTGACATTGATTAAAACCTTTCAGGAAAAACAATTAAAAGTATTAAAATCTTTTTTAACCCCTCCTCGATACGAGCCGCATGGCTGACCTCTAGCCACAGGGCATAAACCCTCAGTAGGGGGAGCAACTTAAATCCCCTCCTTAATAAGGAGCATCCAAAGGGCATAAAGGGACAAAGGGGTGGTGATTAATCACATCTCCCCCTTCAAATAAGCAGCTCTCTCCTCTTTTGCAAACCTCTCAATAGCATATCTCAACATCGTTCTCGGCATCACTTTGTAATGACTATCAAGAAAGCCTTTCTCAATATCAATATCCCTCTTCCCCACTTCCCTCAGCATCCAGCCGACGGCTTTATGAATAAGGTCTTCCTTATGAGCAAGAAGTTTTTCGGCAATTCGCAGCGTATCGTCATACTGGTTATTTCTGATAAAACAAAAGGTAGCCATAATAGCCATGCGCCTTTCCCATAGATAGCCCGACACGGCCAGATCATAAAGGGGCGCTCTATCCTTATCAAAAAGATAAGTACCTATAATGTGAGGTGCGGAAGTATCGACAAGGTCCCAGTTATTTATGTAACGGGTATTTTCCAAATAGAGCCTGTATACCCTCTCACGTACCTCTTCATTACCTTTATTAAATATCTGAATAAGAAGAAAAAGAGAAAGGAGCCTTTCTTCATGAATAGGGGATTTTAGAAGTTTTTTAGTTTCTTCCAGGGAAAGGGTTTTAAATTCCCCGGCAAGCTTACGAACCTGGGGGACTTTTAGGCCCATAAAGGTATCACCTTCACCATATTCTCCGGGGCCCGTTTTGAAATAGCGGGCAAGTATTTTTGCCCTTTCGGGGTCGGCAAGGGATTTTATTTTTTTACTGATTTCGCTGGAGGTCATGGAAAAAACATAAGTGCAGATTCTCTATTTTAAAATCCCTCCCAAGCTCCCTTTACATAGGGAGGAATATATTTAAGGGGGATTTACGATTTTGCCTTATCTTTAGCAGTTAATCCAGCCAACATCTTCTCTTTATACTCGGGAATAGCATCGAGATCAAGAGGCCGCTTTCTGGACATATTCACTTTGAGCAGTTTAAAGTTGAGTTCTTTGGCTCTTTTGCTTCTTTCTTCTTCGCCACAGGTCGATGCGATGAGGTCTTTAAGCTTGACCAATTCTTTCAGATCTTCAAGCTCAGGCGGGATAAAACCGGCATTTTTAAGGAGCCTGTAGGACATTCTCAAATCCTCGGGAATAGCAGAATCATCATCCAGCTTAAGGGGCTTGCCTGCACCGGGCAGATTATCGAGTTCCCCTCGCCTGATGGCTTCCTCTATTCTCTTTTCAGCAAGTGATGAAAAAATATCCATTATTAAAATATAGCCAGGACATTTTCCGGAGGACGGCCAAGAGCCGCCTGTCCATTGTTAACAACGATGGGGCGTTCAATGAGGATGGGATTTTCACTCATAATTTTGATCCACTCCGTTCTGGTTCGTTCGTCCTTTTTGGAAAGTCCCAGTTCTTTAAAGAGCTTCTCACCGGTCCTCATCACCTCAAGGGGTTCTTTACCAAGCATTGCAATCAGTGCATCGAGTTCTGCTGCTGTCGGTGAATCCTTGAGGTATTCAATTATTTCTATGTCGAGATTTCTCTCCTGCAACAGTGCCAGCGTCTGACGGCTTTTTCCACATCTCGGGTTGTGATAGATTTTTACTTTAGCCATAAATGTGTGTTTTCCTTTTTAAGTTTTTAGCAGTCTTTGCGAGCGAAGCGAAGCAATCCATATGTTACCAACATGTAAAAAAGAGATTGCTTCGCTTCGCTCGCAAAGACCAGGAATCTGTCGGACTTAGGGGATCGCAGCGAGGGAAAGTCATTTTGAGCCGGATTTTTTTGATTAAATGAGGCGAATATTGAACATATTTAACGAATTTAATCGGAAAATCCGGCCAAAAGGACTTTTCCGCAGCAGATTCGGCCTAAGTCCGACAGGCTCCTAATTAATAATATTTTTGAATTTCAAGGTTTGTTCCATCGAAATTTACTATATCATGACAGGAATAAAGAGCTCAATTATTTCCTTTCAAAATATGGCGTGGGGCACAGGTAATGCTAACATCAGTCCCGCCCCTCATTCCAGTCAAAGGGTGCATACTCCCCCTTCTCCCTGCGCACCTCGGTAGTCTTGCTTTTATAACTCCCCCTAATCACCTTTACTCCTTTACGATCAAGTATCTGCCCAATGTAGTCAAGGTGCGGACATGGCGGATAGTGAGCGTTATCAGTCACCATACAGGAAGCAAGGTGGATAGCTATCTCATCCTTTTCAATACCTGCCTTCTTATTTGCCTTTTTGATAAGGTGCGATACATTCCTGCCTATTCGCCTGCCGGGACATCCACCACAGTTAAAGGGTACGGCCATAATCCCATCTGCTGAATTATATCTTTCAAAAGCATCTTCCCTCTCATTAAATGCATTGATACAGGAAAATCCACTGCACCGTTCCTTGGCAAAATCACATTGAATAATGCCGATTAGTTTTATTTTTTCATTTTTACTCATTATATTTTATCCTTTTCTCTATCTATATCAGGCAGATAAGCCAACAGCCGATCCCAAGTTTCATACTTACTTAGCGCTTCCACAACAACGGGTAAAGGTTGGGCCAGTATTTGAGGCAGATTTTCCTCACCTTCCCAAAGCACCTCAAAGGCCAGTTTTTCGACGGGTGGCATAAACCGGGCATCTATACCCTCCCTGTTTCCCCGTGCATCGATACGATACCAGCCTATCCCTTTGAGCCAGACAGCATTAAGACCATGAAGGCAATAAGGCGTCCCTTCTCCATCAACGGTAAGGCGTTGATAACAAAAACCGGCGGGAATACCGTTTGCCCTTAACAGGGCTGCCAAAAGATGGCTTTTGGCGTAACAGAAACCCGTTTTGTATTTGAGTACGTCCGTCGCCCTGCATGTAACAGGATTCATTTGATAATCAACGCTGTGCTTTATCTCATCCCTAACCCACTGAAAGCACTGTCGCGCAACTTCTTCGGGAAGATACAAGCCTTCAGCCAGACTGGCCGCCAGTTCTTTTATCTCCCCTTTATGCCAGTCGATAATGTCCGACCGGGCAAGAAACTCTTCACTCACTTCCATTTTCTAACCTTTCTTAAAATTAGCCGCCGATTGCTCCCGGTTAATACCGTCAAAATTCCCCATTTCCTCTTACCTGATTAGCTATTTCAAGAAGATTCCCATCAGGATCTTTTACATATAGCGATTCTATGGGCCCCGTCATTAGATGTAAACTTCCCCTTCCATATATTTAACAGCAGAGCCCGATAGAAGTACTCTCTCTCCACTTAATTCACAAAGCAACTCACCACCTCTGGCCGACAGCTGCCTTGCCGTCAGTTTATCCTTCTTTAGTCTACCCGCCCAGTAAGGCGCCAGTTCACAGTGGGCCGAACCTGTCACGGGGTCTTCGTTAATGCCGTATTTAGGCGCAAAAAAGCGGCTTACAAAATCAGACCTCTTCCCCGGCGCCGTGACAATCACCCCCCTGCGATCAAGCTGAGTCATGCGGAAGAGGTCCGGATTTATTTCAAGGATATCCTCTTCTCTCTCATAAACGGCAATGTAGTCATCAGCGCTTAGAACCTCAAGGGGCCAGCTGCCCAGCGTTTCCACAAGAACGGGGGAAATATCACAACGTTTGGGAATCATGGCAGGGAAATCCATAGTAAATAGTTCCCCCTCCTTTGTTACCACCAGTTCTCCACTCAAGGAATCAAATACAAGCTTCTCACCTTTAAACCTCAGTTCACTAAAGAGGATAAAGGCCGAAGCCAACGTGGCATGCCCGCAAAGTTCGACTTCAGTAGTGGGGGTGAACCAGCGAATGTGGTAACCCTTTTTTGCAGGGACAATATAGGCTGTCTCGGACAAATTATTTTCTCCGGCAATAGCCTGCAGTGTTTCGTCATCAAGCCATGTGTCGAGCGGGCAAACAGCTGCCGGGTTCCCTTCAAAAGGTTGATCTGCAAAAGCGTCTACCTGATAAATTTTGAGTTTCAATTTATAACCTCCTTTATAAAATCAATCTCATCTTTTTTCCACCGGTCACCTGAAAGTTACGACCTTCATAAAAGCGGACCATCCTTTCAAATTGGGGCGTCCATAATAGCTCCACTTAATTTTTCTCTTTCGTCACATAAACAAAGGCGAAAACACCTTTTCCTTTTTGTTTTCCTTCTGAAAGGGACTCAAAGTGACTGCCGATCTCTCCGGCTGTTCCCTTTACAAAGCTGAAAGGGGAGCGAATTTTTATGCTCATCACACCGGATATAATGAGAACCATCCCTGCAAGCTGCATATATCCGAGCCTCTCTCCGAGAAAAATACTTGCCCATAAAACGGTAAAAAGAGGGCCCATGGAGCTTATAATAACCGCCCTCGACGCCCCGATTTTCTTTACTCCGTACATGTAACATAAAAAAGGTAAAAAGCCGCTCGTTACACCCATGATAAAAGCGATAGTCCAGACAGGCCCCGGCCCGGGATAGGTTCTGTTGCCGAAAAGCGCACCGAAGAAGACGACAAAAAAGACCATGCTGCAGGCAGTCAATTTTGCAGGCGACACCCTTTTGAGCGCCTTTTCCGAATAGAGATTGTAAAAAGCGTAGCAAAGGGCGCTTGCAAGGGCAAGATAAATGCCCGCACTCTCCATACCGGTCATCATCTTTTTATCGGGATTAACGACAAGCGCCAGTCCGGCAAAGGTAATCATCAGCGATATCCAACGGCCTGCCCTTACCTGACGTCCTGAAATAAAAAGGCCCAATATGACCGTCATGGCAGGATAAGTAAAAACAAGGAGCGTAGAAAGTGACGCTGTGATACTTTCCAGAGAATAAAGTGAAAAAAACATAGCGCAGCCAAGCCCGCCAATACCAGCCACCGAATAAAAAACGGCATCTTTCAGGCTTACCCTGAAACCGTCCTTTCCTTCGAGATACCAGAGAGTTACAAGAAAAAAAGGAAGCGACACATAGATACGCATAAGCATGAGCGTCATTGCATCCGTACCGTAAGTGAAGGCAAGTTTGGCCAGTATCGATTTGAATGAAAAACCGAGCGCTGAAAAGATAACAAGCCCGTAGCCCGATGTGATTATTTTCTTCATTTCATTATTCCTGTTTTATAAAATTCTTCGTCAAAAAACAAAAAAGGCCGCAGGTTTTGATACCTGCGGCCTTTATCAGTCATTTCTTTTCTAAATATTCTTGGTTACAAATGATTTAAAGCCACAGGTACAGGTGTACGAAAAACCCACATAATGGATCTTAGCGTTGCATGTACTTTCGCTGTGACTTTTTTATTCATAGTGTTCCTAGAAATACATGACCCCCGACTTTATGTCAACATATTTTTTTATCAATAATGAAAAAAACGGCATTTGACTCAACCGGACCCTCAGTCATCCCCTTTTTTAGCATGCTTTTTTAATGTTATTAAAAGAATTCTCTTCTTTACCGGTTTGGAAAGATACCCCTTAAAGCCCGCTTTCTGCCTCTTCAGGCGTTGCTTTCTGCACCTTGAAGGGGACCGTAAAATAAAAGCGGCTTCCTTCCCCTTTCCTGCTCTCCACACCAATTTTCCCGCCCATCATCTCGACAAGTTCTTTTGAAATGGATGTGCCAAGCCCCGTAC encodes:
- a CDS encoding CGGC domain-containing protein; this translates as MSKNEKIKLIGIIQCDFAKERCSGFSCINAFNEREDAFERYNSADGIMAVPFNCGGCPGRRIGRNVSHLIKKANKKAGIEKDEIAIHLASCMVTDNAHYPPCPHLDYIGQILDRKGVKVIRGSYKSKTTEVRREKGEYAPFDWNEGRD
- a CDS encoding transglutaminase family protein, which encodes MEVSEEFLARSDIIDWHKGEIKELAASLAEGLYLPEEVARQCFQWVRDEIKHSVDYQMNPVTCRATDVLKYKTGFCYAKSHLLAALLRANGIPAGFCYQRLTVDGEGTPYCLHGLNAVWLKGIGWYRIDARGNREGIDARFMPPVEKLAFEVLWEGEENLPQILAQPLPVVVEALSKYETWDRLLAYLPDIDREKDKI
- the arsC gene encoding arsenate reductase (glutaredoxin) (This arsenate reductase requires both glutathione and glutaredoxin to convert arsenate to arsenite, after which the efflux transporter formed by ArsA and ArsB can extrude the arsenite from the cell, providing resistance.), with the translated sequence MAKVKIYHNPRCGKSRQTLALLQERNLDIEIIEYLKDSPTAAELDALIAMLGKEPLEVMRTGEKLFKELGLSKKDERTRTEWIKIMSENPILIERPIVVNNGQAALGRPPENVLAIF
- a CDS encoding PhzF family phenazine biosynthesis protein — its product is MKLKIYQVDAFADQPFEGNPAAVCPLDTWLDDETLQAIAGENNLSETAYIVPAKKGYHIRWFTPTTEVELCGHATLASAFILFSELRFKGEKLVFDSLSGELVVTKEGELFTMDFPAMIPKRCDISPVLVETLGSWPLEVLSADDYIAVYEREEDILEINPDLFRMTQLDRRGVIVTAPGKRSDFVSRFFAPKYGINEDPVTGSAHCELAPYWAGRLKKDKLTARQLSARGGELLCELSGERVLLSGSAVKYMEGEVYI
- a CDS encoding DUF1992 domain-containing protein, whose amino-acid sequence is MDIFSSLAEKRIEEAIRRGELDNLPGAGKPLKLDDDSAIPEDLRMSYRLLKNAGFIPPELEDLKELVKLKDLIASTCGEEERSKRAKELNFKLLKVNMSRKRPLDLDAIPEYKEKMLAGLTAKDKAKS
- a CDS encoding DNA alkylation repair protein — encoded protein: MTSSEISKKIKSLADPERAKILARYFKTGPGEYGEGDTFMGLKVPQVRKLAGEFKTLSLEETKKLLKSPIHEERLLSLFLLIQIFNKGNEEVRERVYRLYLENTRYINNWDLVDTSAPHIIGTYLFDKDRAPLYDLAVSGYLWERRMAIMATFCFIRNNQYDDTLRIAEKLLAHKEDLIHKAVGWMLREVGKRDIDIEKGFLDSHYKVMPRTMLRYAIERFAKEERAAYLKGEM
- a CDS encoding cation transporter, with protein sequence MSNCGCEVEIKNREERGILYILLSINGVMFIVELIAGWIAESTGLIADSLDMLADALVYTTALYAVGKGLKEKANSAYLNGRLQLILGASVLIDIVRRAIYGSEPESLFMITVSMVALAANVSCLLLLSKHREGEVHMRATWICSRSDVIANMGVIAAGVLVAFTGSRVPDLIIGCIISAIVTKGGIDIIREAKEARVAATGSNA
- a CDS encoding DMT family transporter, with translation MKKIITSGYGLVIFSALGFSFKSILAKLAFTYGTDAMTLMLMRIYVSLPFFLVTLWYLEGKDGFRVSLKDAVFYSVAGIGGLGCAMFFSLYSLESITASLSTLLVFTYPAMTVILGLFISGRQVRAGRWISLMITFAGLALVVNPDKKMMTGMESAGIYLALASALCYAFYNLYSEKALKRVSPAKLTACSMVFFVVFFGALFGNRTYPGPGPVWTIAFIMGVTSGFLPFLCYMYGVKKIGASRAVIISSMGPLFTVLWASIFLGERLGYMQLAGMVLIISGVMSIKIRSPFSFVKGTAGEIGSHFESLSEGKQKGKGVFAFVYVTKEKN